From Streptomyces sp. NBC_00683, one genomic window encodes:
- a CDS encoding oxygenase MpaB family protein, whose product MDASTRGVTHLRERLGSAVFARVAGPAGPETRARIHETPGPRWFGPHRPIRMVHGDASMFIGGLRALLLQSLHPLAMAAVEAHSGYRGDPWGRLQRTSTFLAVTTYGTAEHAQQAVDRVRAVHGQVHGTTPSGEPYDAADPHLLGWVHVAEVESFLLAHRRYGAEPLDAAGYDGYVADTARVAEALGVTDPPRNRQELVARLAAYRGELRPTTEAREAARFILLHPPLPWAARAPYAVLAANAVAALPRWARTSLDLPRLSGVAEAGVAPTGRALTAAIRWAMAPPRRPL is encoded by the coding sequence ATGGACGCGTCCACGCGTGGCGTCACCCACCTGCGGGAGCGGCTCGGAAGTGCCGTCTTTGCCCGGGTCGCCGGCCCCGCAGGACCGGAGACCCGTGCCCGCATCCACGAAACACCCGGCCCGCGCTGGTTCGGGCCCCACAGGCCGATTCGCATGGTCCATGGCGATGCGTCCATGTTCATCGGTGGACTCCGGGCACTCCTGCTCCAGTCGCTGCACCCGTTGGCAATGGCGGCCGTGGAAGCCCATTCCGGTTATCGCGGCGATCCCTGGGGGCGACTCCAGCGCACCAGTACCTTTCTCGCCGTGACCACGTACGGGACAGCGGAGCACGCGCAGCAGGCGGTCGACCGGGTGCGAGCCGTACATGGCCAGGTGCACGGAACGACTCCGTCCGGAGAGCCTTACGACGCCGCCGACCCGCACCTTCTCGGCTGGGTGCATGTGGCTGAGGTCGAAAGTTTCCTGCTCGCCCACCGGCGCTACGGAGCCGAACCGCTCGACGCCGCTGGGTATGACGGCTACGTCGCCGACACCGCACGAGTGGCAGAGGCTCTCGGCGTCACCGATCCTCCGCGCAATCGGCAGGAACTCGTGGCCCGCCTCGCGGCATACCGTGGCGAACTGCGCCCGACGACAGAGGCACGCGAGGCAGCACGCTTCATTCTGCTGCACCCGCCCCTGCCCTGGGCCGCCCGTGCACCCTATGCAGTCCTCGCCGCGAACGCCGTCGCTGCCCTCCCCCGGTGGGCCCGTACGTCGCTGGATCTCCCCCGGCTGTCCGGCGTGGCCGAAGCCGGTGTGGCCCCGACCGGGCGCGCACTGACCGCCGCGATTCGCTGGGCCATGGCTCCACCACGCCGCCCGTTGTGA
- a CDS encoding GlxA family transcriptional regulator — protein MPASRMHHVAVLVLEGAKPLDVGIPAQVFTTRASMPYEVRVCGAAPGPVTGGDGLSYSVAHGLDALTWADIVFVPGYRFPDREDPPQAVVEALIAAHDRGARLAAISTGAFALAATGLLDGRRATTHWHYTRALMARYPLVQVDENVLFVDEGSVLTSAGAASGIDLCLHILRGDLGVAASNHAARRLVAAPYRSGGQAQYVPRSVPEPLGERFAATREWALHRLGEPLTLDILARQAGVSPRTFSRRFVDETGCTPMQWVMRARIDLARELLERSQRSVEQIAADVGLGTGANLRLHFQRILGTTPSEYRRTFTRGE, from the coding sequence GTGCCAGCCTCCCGCATGCATCATGTCGCCGTCCTCGTGCTCGAGGGAGCGAAGCCGCTCGATGTCGGCATTCCTGCGCAGGTTTTCACGACCCGCGCGAGCATGCCGTACGAGGTACGGGTGTGCGGGGCGGCACCCGGTCCCGTGACCGGCGGCGACGGCCTCTCGTACTCCGTCGCCCACGGCCTCGACGCGCTCACGTGGGCCGACATCGTCTTCGTCCCCGGCTACCGGTTTCCGGACCGCGAGGATCCACCGCAGGCCGTCGTCGAGGCCCTGATCGCCGCCCACGACCGGGGCGCGCGGCTCGCCGCCATCTCGACGGGCGCCTTCGCGCTCGCCGCTACGGGCCTGCTCGACGGCAGGCGCGCCACGACACACTGGCACTACACGCGGGCACTCATGGCGCGGTATCCGCTCGTCCAGGTCGACGAGAACGTGCTGTTCGTCGACGAGGGCAGCGTGCTCACCTCGGCCGGCGCCGCCTCCGGCATCGACCTGTGCCTGCACATCCTGCGCGGCGACCTCGGCGTGGCCGCGTCCAACCACGCGGCCCGGCGTCTCGTTGCTGCCCCCTACCGCAGCGGCGGCCAGGCCCAGTACGTGCCGCGCAGCGTCCCCGAGCCGCTCGGCGAGCGGTTCGCCGCCACCCGTGAGTGGGCGCTGCACCGGCTCGGTGAGCCCCTCACCCTGGACATACTGGCTCGGCAGGCGGGGGTCTCGCCGCGCACGTTCTCCCGGCGCTTCGTCGACGAGACCGGCTGCACGCCGATGCAGTGGGTGATGCGCGCCCGCATCGACCTGGCCCGCGAACTGCTCGAGCGCTCGCAACGCAGCGTCGAACAGATCGCCGCCGACGTCGGGCTCGGCACCGGCGCGAACCTGCGCCTGCACTTCCAGCGCATCCTCGGCACCACACCGAGCGAGTACCGGCGAACCTTCACGCGGGGCGAGTGA
- the gap gene encoding type I glyceraldehyde-3-phosphate dehydrogenase encodes MTRIAINGFGRIGRNALRALLERDSALEVVAVNDLTEPATLARLLAFDSTAGRLGRPVTVDGDTLVVDGRRITVLAEREPAQLPWAELGVDIVLEATGRFTSAKAARAHLDAGAKKVLVSAPSDGADVTLAFGVNTDAYDPALHTIVSNASCTTNALAPLAAVLDELAGIEHGFMTTVHAYTQEQNLQDGPHRDARRARAAGVNIVPTTTGAAKAIGLVLPNLDGKLTGDSIRVPVPVGSIVELNTTVARDVARDDVLAAYRAAAQGPLAGILEYSDDPLVSSDITGNPASSIFDSALTRVDGRHVKVVAWYDNEWGFSNRVIDTLELLAGR; translated from the coding sequence ATGACTCGCATAGCCATCAACGGTTTCGGCCGCATCGGACGCAATGCGCTGCGCGCACTGCTGGAGCGCGACAGCGCCCTCGAGGTCGTCGCCGTGAACGACCTGACGGAGCCCGCCACTCTCGCCCGGCTGCTCGCCTTCGACAGCACGGCCGGCCGGCTCGGGCGCCCGGTGACCGTCGACGGGGACACCCTCGTCGTCGACGGGCGACGGATCACGGTGCTGGCCGAGCGCGAACCGGCGCAGCTGCCGTGGGCCGAACTCGGCGTCGACATCGTCCTGGAAGCCACCGGCCGCTTCACGTCGGCCAAGGCCGCCCGGGCCCACCTCGACGCGGGCGCGAAGAAGGTACTCGTCAGCGCGCCGTCGGACGGCGCCGACGTCACGCTCGCGTTCGGGGTCAACACCGATGCCTACGACCCGGCCCTGCACACGATCGTCTCGAACGCCTCCTGCACCACCAACGCGCTCGCGCCGCTGGCCGCGGTCCTCGACGAACTCGCCGGTATCGAGCACGGGTTCATGACGACGGTGCACGCCTACACGCAGGAGCAGAACCTGCAGGACGGTCCGCACCGCGACGCCCGGCGCGCCCGAGCCGCCGGCGTCAACATCGTGCCGACCACGACCGGCGCCGCCAAGGCGATCGGGCTGGTGCTGCCGAACCTCGACGGCAAGCTGACGGGCGACTCGATCCGTGTACCGGTGCCGGTGGGCTCGATCGTCGAGCTGAACACGACCGTCGCCCGCGACGTGGCACGCGACGACGTGCTGGCGGCGTACCGCGCCGCGGCGCAGGGGCCGCTCGCGGGCATCCTCGAGTACTCGGACGACCCGCTCGTGTCGTCCGACATCACGGGCAATCCCGCCTCGTCGATCTTCGACTCGGCCCTCACCCGCGTCGACGGCCGCCACGTCAAGGTGGTCGCGTGGTACGACAACGAGTGGGGCTTCTCGAACCGCGTGATCGACACGCTCGAGTTGCTCGCCGGACGCTGA
- a CDS encoding NIPSNAP family protein, whose product MITIHLTYEIDADKLEEFEDYGRRWVGLVNRFGGTHHGYFLPSEGDSDIAYALFSFPSFAAYEQYRTDSMSDPECQEAFELARRTRCIKRYERRFLRPLDGVS is encoded by the coding sequence ATGATCACCATTCATCTGACGTACGAGATCGACGCCGACAAGCTTGAGGAGTTCGAGGACTACGGCCGCCGCTGGGTTGGACTCGTCAACCGTTTCGGCGGAACGCACCACGGCTACTTCCTGCCGAGTGAGGGCGACAGCGACATCGCCTACGCCCTGTTTTCGTTTCCCAGTTTCGCTGCGTACGAGCAGTACCGCACAGACAGCATGTCTGACCCGGAGTGCCAGGAGGCGTTCGAGCTGGCTCGTCGCACGCGCTGCATCAAGCGGTATGAACGCCGCTTCCTCCGGCCACTCGACGGTGTGTCCTAG
- a CDS encoding Ig-like domain-containing protein — MIAVAAATVLSLAPSAAALDPSSTTVQATPSSATTGQLVILDATVTCSSDPSGGLGVTFFDGSNLLATAPVSADGHSSLTTGFTTGGPHNITAAYNGDDTCGASSNTTTVTVSRVPTPPANNPGCLLCGLIGFQVGDVNNDINVNSNNVTRIDK; from the coding sequence GTGATCGCCGTAGCGGCGGCCACAGTGCTGTCCCTCGCTCCATCGGCGGCAGCACTCGATCCGTCGTCGACGACGGTCCAGGCCACACCCTCCTCCGCGACGACCGGGCAGCTGGTGATTCTCGACGCGACGGTGACCTGTAGTTCGGACCCGAGCGGCGGGCTCGGCGTGACGTTCTTCGACGGTTCGAACCTCCTCGCGACCGCACCCGTCTCCGCCGACGGACACTCCTCACTGACCACCGGTTTCACGACCGGGGGACCACACAACATCACCGCCGCCTACAACGGCGACGACACGTGCGGCGCTTCGAGCAACACCACCACCGTCACCGTGTCCCGAGTCCCGACTCCTCCGGCCAACAACCCGGGGTGCCTGCTGTGCGGGCTGATCGGCTTCCAGGTCGGGGACGTCAACAACGACATCAACGTCAACAGCAACAATGTGACGCGCATCGACAAGTGA
- a CDS encoding IPT/TIG domain-containing protein, whose product MAPPVLTSVVPNTGPAAGTNPVTLNGSQFTGAIAVTFGSAAALSYTVNTPSTITATVPPGTGTVNVTVRTPGGLSNAITYSYAPTPTLSAIAPNQGPAAGGTSVVLTGTGLTGTTAVTFGSTPATSYTVNSATQITAVAPAGTGAVAVTATTVSGTSGPVFFYYLNAPSLLSVSPAQGPATGGTSVVLAGAGLTGTTAVTFGSTPATSYTVNSATQITAVTPPGTGSVACTVTGPGGTSNSVTYTYLTAPALTALSPAQGPTGAGASVTLTGTGLTTTLAVHFGTAPAAFTVVSDTTAIAIAPAGPAGSVPVSVTTSGGTSNSLAYQRVAPPAI is encoded by the coding sequence GTGGCCCCTCCCGTCCTCACCTCGGTCGTACCCAACACGGGTCCGGCGGCGGGCACCAATCCCGTGACCCTGAACGGAAGCCAGTTCACCGGCGCCATCGCCGTCACGTTCGGATCCGCGGCCGCCCTGTCGTACACGGTCAACACCCCCTCGACGATCACGGCGACCGTCCCGCCCGGAACCGGCACGGTCAACGTCACCGTGCGCACCCCCGGCGGCCTCAGCAACGCGATCACCTACTCCTACGCACCCACGCCGACCCTCAGCGCGATCGCGCCGAACCAGGGGCCGGCGGCCGGCGGGACCAGCGTGGTCCTCACCGGTACGGGCCTGACCGGGACCACCGCGGTCACCTTCGGGAGCACCCCCGCGACCTCCTACACCGTCAACTCCGCCACCCAGATCACCGCCGTCGCGCCGGCGGGCACCGGCGCGGTGGCGGTCACCGCGACCACCGTCAGTGGCACCTCGGGGCCGGTGTTCTTCTACTACCTCAACGCGCCCTCGCTGCTGTCCGTCTCGCCCGCCCAGGGCCCGGCGACCGGCGGGACCAGCGTGGTCCTCGCCGGCGCGGGCCTGACCGGGACCACCGCGGTCACCTTCGGCAGCACCCCCGCGACCTCCTACACCGTCAACTCCGCCACCCAGATCACCGCCGTCACCCCGCCCGGCACCGGCTCCGTCGCGTGCACCGTCACCGGCCCAGGCGGCACCAGCAATTCCGTCACCTACACCTATCTGACGGCGCCGGCGCTCACCGCGCTCTCGCCCGCGCAGGGGCCGACGGGCGCGGGCGCCTCCGTGACCCTGACCGGCACCGGACTGACCACGACACTCGCGGTCCACTTCGGCACCGCACCGGCGGCCTTCACCGTGGTGTCCGACACGACCGCGATCGCGATCGCCCCGGCGGGTCCGGCGGGTTCGGTGCCGGTGAGCGTCACGACCTCGGGCGGCACCAGCAACTCGCTCGCCTACCAGCGCGTCGCACCTCCCGCGATCTAG
- a CDS encoding IPT/TIG domain-containing protein — MPISPNQGSTSGGTTITITGVNLAGATAVRFGSRTATITSNTPTSITVINPAGCGVVDVNVTTAGGTSNSLSFFYISPPIAVSLSPDAGPTAGTNTVTINGYGLSTATTVSFGSNSATPTVVSDSQLSVVVPGGSSSGSVDVTVTTTGGTTAPLTYAYIDAPTLVSLTPSSGSTSGGTSVTVNGTGLASTTGVTFGGITASFGVLNGSTLVAIAPPGTAGSVDVVVTTEGGSATLSNGFTYVSGPGI; from the coding sequence ATGCCCATCAGCCCCAACCAAGGCTCCACCAGCGGGGGAACAACCATCACCATCACCGGCGTGAACCTGGCCGGTGCCACCGCCGTCCGCTTCGGGTCCCGGACGGCCACGATCACCTCGAACACCCCCACCTCGATCACCGTCATCAACCCCGCGGGCTGCGGCGTCGTCGATGTCAACGTGACGACCGCGGGAGGCACGAGCAACTCGCTCTCCTTCTTCTACATCAGCCCGCCCATCGCGGTGTCCCTCAGCCCGGACGCCGGCCCGACCGCGGGCACCAACACGGTCACCATCAACGGCTACGGCCTCTCCACGGCCACCACTGTGTCCTTCGGCTCCAACAGCGCGACCCCGACCGTCGTCTCGGACAGCCAACTGTCGGTGGTCGTTCCGGGCGGAAGCTCCAGCGGCTCCGTCGACGTCACTGTCACCACCACCGGAGGCACGACCGCTCCGCTCACCTACGCCTACATCGACGCGCCGACACTGGTCTCGCTCACACCCTCCTCGGGGTCGACGTCCGGCGGCACCTCGGTGACCGTCAACGGCACCGGCCTTGCGTCCACCACGGGCGTCACCTTCGGCGGCATCACCGCGTCCTTCGGAGTACTGAACGGTTCCACGCTGGTGGCCATCGCACCACCTGGCACCGCAGGTTCCGTCGACGTCGTCGTGACCACAGAGGGCGGTAGCGCCACTCTCAGCAACGGCTTCACCTACGTGTCCGGGCCCGGTATCTGA
- a CDS encoding MFS transporter, with amino-acid sequence MTNLHTDQAATGTGDRSRPRAVLPALCATQITSWGVIYYAFPVLNPEITAATGWPAGATTAAFSAALLVSAFAGIRVGRILDHRGPRTVMTAGSVLGVLSLLVIAAAPNMAAFTAGWLLAGIAMAATFYQPAFAALTRWWAPEHVRALTIVTLAGGLASTVFAPLTAALADHLTWRATYAVLAGILALITIPAHAFALKAPWPKAPPPPARTGHHADAIARSRPFWMLAAALTLSSFAMYAVVVALVPLLLDRGYTTTQAAWALGLGGAGQTLGRTLYATLARRVGAMPRTTLLIALGGISTATVALVPGPYALLIALSIAAGTVRGNLTLLQATAITDRWGTTHYGRLSGLLGAPTTSAAALAPFAGAALAAPLGGYPTLFLLLAALSLLAAMTALGSTSLRARRSSAQLE; translated from the coding sequence ATGACCAACCTTCACACGGACCAGGCCGCGACCGGAACAGGGGACCGGTCGCGGCCTCGCGCAGTCCTCCCCGCCCTGTGCGCCACGCAGATCACCAGCTGGGGGGTCATCTACTACGCCTTCCCCGTGCTGAACCCGGAGATCACCGCCGCCACGGGCTGGCCTGCCGGCGCGACGACCGCCGCATTCTCCGCCGCTCTGCTCGTCTCCGCGTTCGCCGGAATCCGTGTCGGCCGCATCCTCGACCACCGCGGCCCACGCACAGTGATGACCGCAGGCTCCGTACTCGGCGTGCTCAGCCTCCTCGTCATCGCCGCCGCACCGAACATGGCCGCGTTCACCGCCGGTTGGCTGCTCGCCGGCATCGCGATGGCCGCCACGTTCTACCAACCCGCCTTCGCCGCCCTGACACGCTGGTGGGCCCCTGAACACGTGCGCGCACTCACCATCGTCACCCTCGCCGGGGGACTGGCCTCCACCGTCTTCGCACCCCTGACCGCCGCCCTCGCCGACCACCTGACATGGCGCGCCACCTATGCCGTCCTCGCCGGCATACTCGCCCTGATTACCATCCCCGCCCACGCCTTCGCGCTCAAGGCCCCCTGGCCCAAGGCGCCACCGCCACCCGCCCGCACAGGCCACCACGCCGACGCAATCGCGCGCAGCCGCCCCTTCTGGATGCTGGCCGCCGCCCTCACACTTTCCAGCTTCGCCATGTACGCCGTAGTCGTCGCCCTCGTCCCGCTCCTCCTCGACCGCGGCTACACCACCACCCAAGCCGCCTGGGCCCTTGGACTCGGCGGCGCCGGCCAAACGCTGGGACGCACCCTCTACGCCACCCTCGCCCGACGCGTCGGAGCAATGCCCAGGACCACGCTCCTCATCGCCCTCGGCGGCATCAGCACCGCAACCGTCGCGCTGGTCCCAGGCCCGTACGCACTGCTCATCGCGCTGTCGATCGCGGCCGGCACAGTCCGCGGCAACCTCACCCTGCTCCAGGCCACCGCCATCACCGACCGCTGGGGAACCACCCACTACGGCCGGCTCTCAGGACTGCTCGGCGCACCCACCACCAGCGCCGCCGCCCTGGCACCCTTCGCCGGCGCAGCCTTGGCCGCGCCGCTCGGCGGTTACCCCACTCTCTTCCTCCTCCTCGCCGCCCTCTCACTCCTGGCAGCCATGACCGCACTCGGCAGCACATCCCTGCGTGCGCGGAGGAGTTCGGCACAGTTGGAATGA
- a CDS encoding ArsI/CadI family heavy metal resistance metalloenzyme, with amino-acid sequence MSRIQLALRVPDLTASVAFYTKLLGTEPAKLRDGYANFAVAEPPLKLVLIEGSAGEDTLLDHLGVEVDSTEAVRAATARLNEEGLATTEENDTNCCYALQDKVWVHGPGHEPWEVYVVKADADTLTKQQSSPCCSSPAGTDTDTRAPVSSCC; translated from the coding sequence ATGTCCCGCATACAACTCGCTCTGCGCGTCCCCGACCTGACTGCATCCGTCGCCTTCTACACAAAGCTGCTCGGCACCGAGCCTGCCAAGCTGCGTGACGGCTATGCCAACTTCGCCGTTGCCGAGCCCCCGCTCAAGCTCGTCCTGATCGAAGGCTCCGCGGGCGAAGACACCCTCCTGGACCACCTCGGCGTGGAAGTCGACAGCACCGAAGCCGTCCGAGCGGCCACGGCCCGGCTGAACGAGGAAGGCCTGGCAACGACAGAAGAGAACGACACCAACTGCTGCTACGCCCTCCAGGACAAGGTCTGGGTCCACGGGCCCGGCCACGAGCCGTGGGAGGTGTACGTCGTGAAGGCCGATGCCGACACACTGACCAAGCAGCAGAGCAGCCCCTGCTGCTCCAGCCCGGCCGGCACCGACACCGACACGCGCGCCCCCGTCAGCAGCTGTTGCTGA
- a CDS encoding NAD(P)-binding domain-containing protein: MNAPATTELPVVVIGAGPAGLAAAAHLVDQGIEPLVLEAGPSAGTAVREWAHVRLFSTWGEVVDPAAEKLLAPTGWTRPDPAAYPSGGDWADLYLQPLADVLGDRIRLDATVTGVSRAGRDRLVDADREQQPFIVHIAHGDGKEERLFAHAVIDASGTWATPGPAGGSGLAALGEKEAADRITYRVPDLKAPAVRARYAGKRTAVIGSGASAFTALASLADLARSDDGAGTKGVWILRRGISGSTFGGGEADQLPARGALGLAAKAAVDEGHADAVTGFRTEAIEHDAGGRLILVGEDGRRLDAVDEVIVLTGFRPDLSFLGELRLGLDERLQAPVDLAPLIDPNQHSCGTVYPHGHRELSHPEQGVYLVGMKSYGRAPTFLAMTGYEQVRSVAAAIVGDIESADRLELTLPETGVCGGAGLFDEPEPTQADGGCCATPATLQIGVGAPAISGGC, translated from the coding sequence GTGAACGCGCCCGCCACCACCGAGCTGCCCGTCGTCGTGATCGGGGCCGGACCCGCCGGTCTGGCCGCCGCCGCCCACCTGGTAGACCAGGGCATCGAGCCCCTGGTCCTGGAAGCCGGGCCCTCTGCTGGCACCGCGGTGCGCGAGTGGGCGCACGTGCGCCTGTTCTCCACCTGGGGCGAGGTCGTCGACCCGGCTGCCGAGAAGCTTCTCGCCCCCACCGGCTGGACGCGCCCCGACCCGGCCGCCTACCCCTCGGGCGGCGACTGGGCCGACCTCTACCTGCAGCCGCTCGCCGACGTCCTCGGCGACCGCATCCGTCTCGACGCAACGGTCACCGGCGTCTCACGCGCCGGCCGGGACCGCCTCGTGGACGCCGATCGCGAGCAGCAGCCGTTCATCGTGCACATCGCCCACGGCGACGGCAAGGAGGAGCGCCTCTTCGCCCACGCCGTCATCGACGCCTCCGGCACCTGGGCCACGCCCGGCCCGGCCGGAGGCAGCGGCCTTGCCGCCCTCGGCGAGAAGGAGGCGGCGGACCGGATCACCTACCGCGTCCCGGACCTGAAGGCGCCGGCCGTCCGTGCCAGGTACGCCGGCAAGCGCACCGCCGTGATCGGGTCCGGCGCCTCCGCGTTCACCGCCCTCGCCTCCCTTGCCGACCTCGCCAGGTCCGATGACGGCGCGGGCACGAAGGGGGTGTGGATCCTGCGCCGGGGCATCTCCGGCTCCACCTTCGGCGGCGGAGAAGCCGACCAGCTCCCGGCGCGCGGTGCCCTGGGCCTGGCAGCGAAGGCCGCCGTCGACGAGGGCCACGCGGACGCGGTCACGGGCTTCCGGACCGAGGCGATCGAGCACGACGCGGGCGGCCGGCTGATCCTGGTCGGCGAGGACGGACGCCGCCTGGACGCGGTCGACGAGGTGATCGTGCTGACCGGCTTCCGCCCGGACCTGTCCTTCCTCGGCGAACTGCGCCTGGGCCTCGACGAGCGCCTCCAGGCGCCCGTCGACCTGGCGCCGCTGATCGACCCCAACCAGCACTCCTGCGGGACCGTCTATCCGCACGGCCACCGCGAACTCTCCCACCCGGAGCAGGGCGTGTACCTGGTCGGCATGAAGTCCTACGGCCGCGCCCCGACGTTCCTGGCGATGACCGGCTACGAGCAGGTCCGTTCGGTCGCCGCCGCGATCGTCGGCGACATCGAGTCCGCCGACCGCCTCGAACTCACCCTCCCCGAAACCGGAGTCTGCGGCGGAGCCGGACTGTTCGACGAACCGGAGCCCACACAGGCGGACGGCGGATGCTGCGCGACACCCGCAACCCTCCAGATCGGCGTCGGCGCCCCAGCCATCTCCGGCGGCTGCTGA
- a CDS encoding NAD(P)-binding protein codes for MEYVAVIGGGQSGLTAAHALLRHGLRPVVLEARSAARPGRGRATPARYSSPPGAACRRTRCAAWAGMRSGSPDASSPTSRASDGHPSLVRRVST; via the coding sequence ATGGAGTACGTCGCCGTGATCGGCGGCGGCCAGTCCGGACTCACTGCGGCTCACGCACTGCTCCGCCATGGACTGCGGCCGGTGGTGCTGGAGGCGCGTTCGGCGGCACGGCCGGGTCGTGGCCGCGCCACTCCTGCCCGGTACAGCTCTCCGCCGGGCGCAGCCTGTCGTCGAACTCGCTGCGCGGCGTGGGCCGGGATGCGGAGCGGATCACCCGACGCCTCGTCGCCTACCTCGCGCGCCAGTGACGGGCACCCCTCACTGGTTCGACGTGTGTCAACATAG
- a CDS encoding ArsR/SmtB family transcription factor: MSNAKVLPLLEPTDGQGVTPCCPPLTERPMTAMEAETAARMFKALGDPVRLRLFSAVASHEGGEACVCDISDVGVSQPTVSHHLKKLKDAGLLTSERRGTWVYYRVEPEVLAAMGKLLAMPTAA; this comes from the coding sequence ATGTCGAATGCAAAGGTGCTGCCGCTGCTCGAGCCCACTGACGGTCAGGGTGTGACGCCGTGCTGCCCACCACTGACCGAGCGCCCAATGACCGCCATGGAGGCTGAGACGGCTGCGCGGATGTTCAAGGCGCTCGGTGACCCGGTGCGTTTGCGGCTGTTCTCCGCCGTGGCCTCGCACGAGGGCGGGGAGGCGTGCGTGTGCGACATCTCCGACGTCGGCGTCTCCCAGCCCACGGTGTCTCACCACCTGAAGAAGCTGAAGGATGCCGGCCTGCTCACCTCCGAGCGGCGCGGCACCTGGGTGTACTACCGGGTCGAGCCGGAGGTTCTCGCCGCGATGGGCAAGCTGCTGGCCATGCCGACCGCGGCCTGA
- a CDS encoding GNAT family N-acetyltransferase, whose product MSGGLSAVVTPLTAEHAEQVLAIYRAGIDEGNATFETSPPAWETFDGAKLPEHRFAALDESGAVLGWVAASRVSDRCAYAGVVEHSVYVHPAARGRGIASALLKALIDSTERAGIWTIQSGIFPENTASLAVHQRAGFRVIGTRERIGRHHGVWRDVVLVERRSPAIT is encoded by the coding sequence ATGAGCGGGGGCTTGAGTGCGGTGGTCACACCTTTGACGGCGGAGCACGCCGAGCAGGTGCTGGCGATCTACCGGGCGGGCATCGACGAGGGCAACGCCACCTTCGAGACCAGCCCGCCCGCTTGGGAGACGTTCGACGGCGCGAAGCTGCCCGAGCACCGTTTCGCCGCGCTCGACGAGAGCGGGGCGGTGCTCGGCTGGGTGGCGGCGAGCAGGGTCTCCGACAGGTGCGCGTACGCGGGAGTGGTCGAGCACTCCGTCTACGTCCACCCCGCTGCCCGCGGCCGCGGCATCGCCTCCGCCCTCCTCAAGGCGCTGATCGACTCCACCGAGCGGGCCGGGATCTGGACCATCCAGTCAGGGATCTTCCCCGAGAACACCGCCAGCCTCGCTGTTCACCAGCGGGCAGGGTTCCGAGTCATCGGCACGCGGGAACGGATCGGGCGCCATCACGGCGTGTGGCGCGACGTCGTCCTCGTCGAGCGCCGTAGCCCCGCCATCACCTGA